The following are encoded in a window of Rosa chinensis cultivar Old Blush chromosome 4, RchiOBHm-V2, whole genome shotgun sequence genomic DNA:
- the LOC121053034 gene encoding uncharacterized protein LOC121053034, with amino-acid sequence MRARLGLGIARDRKQHMNKTLSFTRNKSSCSATAAAASEKKKEEEKSVYLYFKEETTSHKGVHDCKHRTRFPIRSVKLSYLLSPSSSTKTNIDDDPNISDEVLPDLRETRRFIRSWARSSPHFLFTSPAPGGGGGPAFSQSYASQICSLRNKAKVLNKNFPVIKRMKKNEDELLFLEEELPADRKLYCLSPNQVFQVLDTKSKEWLSLEAPPGTQHRGSFCFCSAVFGTKVLLWYENNVGVYCFDVTQPEKGWSSTSPSLGNCIPFLNCRSPFVLEHDNNNNFIMFTFDPVAHDHPVKVFLMSHPCDTLQPLNQPLQFPEVPDMPSNFWNENPVDYHFCPSRRSKNLPCFAQVLLHFGKGDYSWLSTCVSASVGGDFFSWQKQGESYSHNI; translated from the coding sequence ATGAGAGCGAGGTTAGGATTAGGAATTGCTAGGGATCGGAAGCAGCACATGAACAAGACATTATCATTTACCAGAAACAAATCTAGTTGTTcagcaacagcagcagcagcatcggagaagaagaaagaggaggaaAAGTCGGTCTACTTATATTTCAAGGAGGAGACAACTAGTCACAAGGGTGTTCATGACTGTAAACATCGCACGAGATTCCCTATCCGCTCCGTCAAACTGAGCTACTTGTTATCACCTTCGTCATCGACCAAGACCAATATTGATGATGATCCCAACATCAGTGATGAAGTCTTGCCTGACTTGAGGGAAACTCGTCGTTTCATCAGAAGCTGGGCTCGGTCCTCTCCCCACTTCCTTTTCACTTCCCCTGccccaggaggaggaggaggccccGCATTTTCACAATCCTATGCTTCCCAGATTTGTTCATTACGAAACAAGGCCAAAGTACTCAACAAAAATTTCCCGGTGATTAAGCGtatgaagaaaaatgaagatgagTTGCTATTTCTCGAGGAGGAGCTGCCGGCGGACCGAAAACTCTATTGTCTCTCCCCCAATCAAGTTTTCCAGGTTTTGGATACCAAGTCGAAGGAATGGTTATCTCTAGAGGCGCCTCCAGGTACCCAACACAGAGGCAGCTTCTGCTTCTGCTCTGCAGTTTTCGGCACCAAAGTCTTACTCTGGTACGAAAATAATGTTGGAGTCTATTGTTTTGATGTCACCCAACCGGAGAAAGGATGGTCATCGACCTCACCATCGTTGGGAAACTGCATTCCCTTTCTCAATTGCAGGTCCCCTTTTGTTCTTGAGCATGATAATAATAACAATTTTATTATGTTCACCTTTGATCCCGTAGCACATGATCACCCTGTAAAAGTCTTCCTCATGTCTCATCCATGTGATACATTGCAACCCCTGAACCAACCTCTGCAATTTCCAGAGGTCCCAGATATGCCTTCTAACTTTTGGAATGAAAATCCCGTTGATTATCATTTTTGTCCATCTAGGAGGTCAAAAAATCTGCCTTGTTTTGCACAAGTTCTCCTACATTTTGGAAAGGGAGACTATTCCTGGTTATCGACATGTGTCTCCGCCTCAGTGGGAGGAGATTTCTTTTCGTGGCAGAAACAAGGGGAATCTTATTCTCATAACATTTGA